The window aatgaatgctttatttttaaataaccttttacagctttAGAAATGTGTTATACTATTCATTCTGAACACGTAGACTAATCttggcgattttattataagcttttcacccagagttagatgcatgcttcactgttaggctaatgttattattaaataagcaaATCCCAAACCCTTGGGAactgattgcgaaagcgtgcgcactgtttatgaatttgtgggtagggattcaaaatccgaaggcacggtttacaaaatctgagcgcacagaTTGGAAATTCGCGNNNNNNNNNNNNNNNNNNNNNNNNNNNNNNNNNNNNNNNNNNNNNNNNNNNNNNNNNNNNNNNNNNNNNNNNNNNNNNNNNNNNNNNNNNNNNNNNNNNNNNNNNNNNNNNNNNNNNNNNNNNNNNNNNNNNNNNNNNNNNNNNNNNNNNNNNNNNNNNNNNNNNNNNNNNNNNNNNNNNNNNNNNNNNNNNNNNNNNNNNNNNNNNNNNNNNNNNNNNNNNNNNNNNNNNNNNNNNNNNNNNNNNNNNNNNNNNNNNNNNNNNNNNNNNNNNNNNNNNNNNNNNNNNNNNNNNNNNNNNNNNNNNNNNNNNNNNNNNNNNNNNNNNNNNNNNNNNNNNNNNNNNNNNNNNNNNNNNNNNNNNNNNNNNNNNNNNNNNNNNNNNNNNNNNNNNNNNNNNNNNNNNNNNNNNNNNNNNNNNNNNNNNNNNNNNNNNNNNNNNNNNNNNNNNNNNNNNNNNNNNNNNNNNNNNNNNNNNNNNNNNNNNNNNNNNNNNNNNNNcatataattctcagtgtatttcagtgtattttgtgcgtttctttactttctattactgcatttattttgtgcaagtgagatgagtaaagaaagaccatctttttcatgaatcattatctctctggtgtttataagcagcacacacagtattttactacctgtaaaaatacacaaacttagctatattaaattgtttgtggtacctacagatacaaatgtaaaatatgtgatgataatattgatcgagcaattgatgtaaggtaagtgaaaatatatgcgcagaattgagaaaatagtaggcctattaatggagataaattgtagcctatcacagctataggcaaacgtgtgaatgttcacggtgcattttatgcaaacaactctaatcgtagttgtaaatctaggctatatttacagtaggcataattgtcattgcgtatgcagcatgagtcaaatacaatcttctgttcgtgaagagttgtatttcattcattatctgactatgcatccgtgcatttaattgccattggctcgtgtgatagtaatatggatcttagtagtatttttagtgatactagacaataataattgatacccgcacgacggtgtaatttacttccgggtaaagacaggatcagtcaaatgaaatacaataaatgtacaaataaatattacaaattaaaaacgatcggaaatgcgtccaattttctattactattatttgatgacaacaatacatttggaaaacaaaatacagccatttctgctttttttcttttaaacaaaaaaccaagctgcactcttttttaaatttcatctttcattccgaaattgaataatgaatgaacgaaaaagtacacggaccgtaCACGGACCattatccctttaatatttcgatttttcgTTGTAAGAAACAATATGTTGTCATTTTAATGAttgtttgttaatttatttacatttatatttttatccaCCTAATTCTTCAACACAGAACAGTGTTACCAAGCCTGTGGTTTtcctgtggaattgggctactttaacattgTTGCCGTggtttgtttttcatgtccgcggattgaaacgaccccaataacgtgatatttagcccctgccTGGTATGCAAATTTACCCGTGGAACcccttaaaaaaaacatgtattttaccccccTGAACGCAGTTTTTATCTAGTTTAAGGGCTAGATTTGAGTGGCAATTGTGCGGGTTTTAttctgaaaacctggcaaccctgatacAGACGTAAGCCTGTGGGCGAGACATCCGGTTCATCGACTGCTATAgtaaaataatgagaagaataacaaagtgcagtaaacagtaaaactgtttgcactacaaaccagtgtgttcataattcagataatacattaaaataatatgtgactctggaccacaaaactagtcttaagtaccatgggtatatttgtagcaatagccaaaaatacactgtatgggtcaaaattatcaatgtttgttttatgccaaaaatcataaggatattaagtaaagatcatgttccattaagatattttgtaaatttccaaccttaaatatattaaaacttaattgtttaatggaaccgtatgtaagaaatttatgtcagttaatcataaaatggccctgacatgtcactagacattaagaaatcatgttcatttcaaatacttatatcactgacaacagtggtccagccaggatattgtaatttaaaagtgagagttgcagccctcaactgatgttattgttgtcgttttgtgttttggtctgaggcgccaccctccagctatcgaccaatcacgaagtcagtagagttttgtgatccgggttgccagctctgttacagctgcagctatgaacgtgtcagataaaacatgtataatgttacgaaacctaaaagacctcgttatgaatccgaaatacgtagtgacaaagtccgaaataaaacaaggattggtatagaagatgcctttgaaagatggagacggctgaaaacggagaaggatttgaagacagacgccaacgttgctaattttctcctggacaggttagtttcatctatgtttggctaactttgcttccgtacacagtggattttccacggtcgcccgtgctaaatgcgttcataaaaagctttatatcgcaccactagcagggtatgaaaacatctatgttccgactgaaatgtggtattacagtacatctttacgaaatatttggctaatcgccatctgtaaatttttgcgatacataattacttcgcaaaacatctcttgtgaagcataaacataatcaatagaagaaaaacaaattactgtgtaggactggtcacttgccattggaagctccttgtagcagcctactcctgcagcttagctggcaacctggagtcaggggggagcgggaggggattcctcgatacaccgttctacagtattttgaaagtgattgcagtaccagttttggccacaatcctacatacggttcctttaatagtaatatgcattgctaagaatttaatttggatcactgtaaagacgattttctcgatactttgatttttttgcaccctcaagattttcaaatagtcatatcttggccaaatattgccctattctaacaaacaaacttatttattcagctttcagatgatgtataaatctcaatttaaaaaaataaccgttatgactggttttgttgtccagggtcacatatagtaagacacaccagattgcaatatcaaacagcaaaacaagctgttttgtacaggtaAAAAAAGCTGAAGGCGGGAGCCAGACTCataaaatttactgtaaagataAACTGAAATATTCTATTGTCCTCAGCAAAAAACAACACACTATTGAGTGCTTAGGAAACTAATAATTTAAAGGAACAATATTTTGGAGTGACAGAGACCAGCGGTCGCATTTCCGTGTAACACCGGAAGTGGGAGGAATGTCATTCTACTGCAGGACAAACACGAGACTGTCATGTCTGGTACAATGATGCGATCATGCTAAATGAATGAGCTGTAACTGTGTTGTGTGATAACTGTAAATAATAAAGATGACAACACTGACGTGTAGATTTATTAAAGTTGCTGATGGTTTGCTAAGAGGAGCGCCACTAAGCTTTTGCCGAGTTGGAGCAGCGTTGCAGAGGTATTTGATGTTAAAAACAGAATATTAACATATTTCagtaatgtaatttttaattcaaGGTCATGTAAATCTAAAGTATACCATATATACTCGTTTCATAATTTTATAGCAATTAATTTGAGTTTGAATGTTTGTGTAAATACAGCAAATCTATTATTTAAGCGTATTCAGTAGCATCACGTTTAACAACTTCATGTAATATTAGTGTCAGTAGTGTCGCATTATTAACTTTTTAACGTGATATTTTCTGTGTCTTGAGCAGAGCTCCTGTTATTCAGTGCATAAGGACGCATCGGACAAACACATGGTGGGATGAGCACCTCACAGAAGATAATGCTTCCTTTCTGAAGAAGGTCGTTACAGAGGAATATAGACAACAGACCACAGACAAACTCAACCCTCTCAAGGATGAGCCCTGGCCCAGACATGAGTGGGTTGAAGGTGGGTCACACTATCAGAACACTATCAGTCTGTGGGTGTCCTTTCCGCTTCAGTCCTACAGGAGGCAGCGTGCTTGTGCTCATAACTGTGTTGTTTACATGAATATCtgattatttcagtttttatgatTGTATTGATTGTAATCTGTAACTCCTCAGGGAGTCGGAGAGTTGGTCTTGTGGCTGTTAAACTCGGAATGATGCCTGTGTGGACTAAATCTGGAGATAGACACGTAGTGACCATGCTGCAGGTAAAGAGGATACAAGTTCATCAGTTTATTACAGAGATGACAGCACTTTcatatgtatttttttagaaCAATGTTTAAAAAACTGTGAAATACATAGagattttttcagttttctgtggAAAATTTATATATCCATCCCTTAATGTCACAtgaatcttcagaaatcattgtgatatgctgatttgctgttccagaaacatttattattattattattattattattattattattataatcagcaatatttaaaacagttgaggtttttttttaggcttttttgattaatagaaagaaacaaagatcagcatttgtctgaaataaaaagcttttgtaacattatacactataccattcaaaagattggagtcagtataatttctatttttggaaagaaatgatagaaattaatactttaagcaagcatgctttaaattgatcaaaagtgatttatgatgatacaaaagatttctatttcagataaatgatgttcatttgaactttctatccatcaaagaaacctaaaaaattctaaaaattcctaaaatataataaaatagaaacagttgttttaaagagtaaaaatatttcccaaattttgctgtactttggatcaaataaatgcaggtttggtaagcagaagagacttctttgaaaaacattacaaatcttacaaaacttttgacttgtagtgtaaataaattgaaaaataaaaagactgaaaGACTgctaatattgtgtttaaaaaaaatgtgattcaAAAACTTATCAAAAGTATCTTCGGCAGTTAAAAATTCAGCTGAAATTTCATTGAGTTTCTCAGAGTTCATTGATTGTTCCCATGATGATATAATTTTCAAATATGGATCAAATATTCAAAAATGGAAAAGtgcatttaaaaatgatttatacattttagagttttattttattttgttaaagtgtaATATTCATTATATTTATACTTAATCTGTTGTGTTCattatttaatgtatattttagtttttgtcatttgttatgaaaacaagtttttattaaagccaccatttaaatgtttatgttttaACAACCAATTAGAGTAGAAATGTAATTATGTCATTAAAAGGTTGATATATAAAGGTTGATAAAGCTGCCTTATGTGCAATGTAAGATATCCCTTAagttatgtaatggattacaatctaccaaaaattcagacaactgttagtatgacaatatttccACAACtgtcaatactttgttgaccaattactaagcaatgcttaatttacttaagtctgtggtgtaaagaggttgcattagcaattaaagaaaaaacacctaagcaaaacatggtcaggtcaaagtgtctaaagaatttttggtcccaatttttttatcaatattattggtagtccactatatgaagaatttttgggtataatatgtcacagtttacttttatttagctatcatcacttatataaatgaactatagtggcctgcacccactagtaaaaaatatatatataactgaataatttttggtctgaCTGTATGACATTAACACATTCAAATCTCTCTCTCAGGTGCAGGACTGTCATGTTGTAAAACATCTATCCAAGGAAGAGTATGATGGGAACACAGCAGCTCTGATTGTGGGTGGAAAAAACGTGTCTCCATTTCATGTGAGTAAGAAATGTCTTTAACGTTTTTCAATAAGTCTGCTCTTGTCCACACACTTTCTCCCCCTCAAAACGAACCCTGGTCTCTTCACCTTTCTGGCAGTCCTTGACCTCTCAGGATAATATACTAGAGCCTTTCTGCTTCTTTGAAGAGGGAGTATAATAAGACCTGAAGAGCTCCTGGAGAGAAATTACTGAGCTCTCAGTAAATGTAGAGGTCacctttgagtgtgtgtgtgtatgtgcagaTGTGAAGGAAAATTAAATAGGAAAATCAGGACTTATTGTATTCTTCTCTCgctcctctctctctcacttgtCTTTCTCTATTGGTGCTAGAAAAAAAGACTAACCGTGATGGACAGATGTGAGCATGATAGAGGATTTTTTTTAACGTCTGAACTAAACTGTTCTGTGCAGTCTGTAATGAAAAAAACTGGTCAGTGTCCCTTTTTTCCTTTTTGGCAGTAAGCTGGTGTGTATATTTGTGTGTCATCTGTCTATATTTGACAGCTGCCACAAAGTGCTGCTTGAAGTATAATTGTCAATTGTCCTGACCTTCAGTCTGAGCCTTCAGTCTCTCCAGATCCGGTCAATCAACTCCCAAAACACAGCAGAGCAGTTTTGGTTTAATGTATTCTCTTTTTCATTCTCCCTTTCTCCCTTTGTAGGATTATATAAATTGGTAAATCACTTGAAGTAATTGAATGTCGATCTGTCTTTCTCACAGAGGCCAGAGGGATATTTAGAGGTTTTCCGGAATGCAGGAGTTCCTCCCAAACAGAAACTCACCACGTTTTGTGTGTCAGACAACGCCATCATCAAACCAGGTTAACTCACCTGTCAGAACTCTTTGCTTATTGGcagaaaaaaagagtaaaaaaaagtttGAGTAGAGTAAATTGTTTTGATGTttacattcatgtttttttttttttttatggttttgagttttatttgttgttgttgtttattttttacaatggcgttttagtgccacctaaaaaaaaaatctaagattgcGATAATAAAGTCTTTCGCGCATTTAGtataaattacgagaataaagttaaaatgtttagacaataaaggcaaaattatgagaataaagttaaaatgtttcgagaataatgttggaaggtttcgtgaataaagtcaaaattacgagaataaagtcagagcatttggagaataaagtcgaaatgtttggagaataaagtgggAACGTTTGGAGAATTAAGTCGAAGCGTTTCGAGAAGAAAGTCAGAGCTTTTCGACAAAAAAGTCAGAGCTTTTCGACAAAAAAGTCGGAGCTTTTCGACAAAAAAGTCGGAGCTTTTCGACAAAAAAGTCGGAGCTTTTCGACAAAAAAGTCGGAGCTTTTCGACAAAAAAGTCGGAGCTTTTCGACAATAAAGTCGGAGCTTTTCGACAATAAAGTCGGAGCTTTTCGACAATAAAGTCGGAGCTTTTCGACAATAAAGTCGGAGCTTTTCGACAATAAAGTCGGAGCTTTTCGACAATAAAGTCGGAGCTTTTCGACAATAAAGTCGGAGCTTTTCGACAATAAAGTCGGAGCTTTTCGACAATAAAGTCGGAGCTTTTCGACAATAAAGTCGGAGCTTTTCGACAATAAAGTCGGAGCTTTTCGACAATAAAGTCGGAGCTTTTCGACAATAAAGTCGGAGCTTTTCGACAAAAAAGTCGGGGCTTTTCGACAAAAAAGTCGGAgcgtttggagaataaagtcggaattacgagaatTCATTTGTAGCAGTTACGAGAATAAAAGTTACATTTGTttaatattaaaagtaccaaaagcacaaagcttattgctattattgggtggctgatGCATTACAAATAGGCCTATATAGGCctttatgatttctgctaataatcctacatatttaaataaattctggtggcctggcaacttctcccgcgCTCCCTATTTGGGCCATTTGCATGAGCAGGctataaaatattataactttaattgctatgatttaattctcataattctgtctttattcttaaaacatttagactttattttcataatttagactttattcttgaaacatttaggttttattcttgcaattttgactttattttcgctgtcataattttcttattttgtttttattttcatgtgttttttcttatgttttgttttctattgcattatatatttatttatttatttatctctttatttacttatttattggtCTAGGCACTCCTCTCTATGCAGCTCACTTTCGTCCAGGACAGTATGTGGATATCACAGCCAAAACGTGAGTcaattatacacacacatattgtAAATACATGTTTGAAGTATAAGtttaagaaatattaaaaatgaatattgAAAATGATTAGTTGTCTCCATGTTAAATTCTTATATCCCAGTTTGATAAGCAAAGACTATAACACTATAAATAATCCATTTGTAGATTCATTCCTCTTTTAAACACTGTGGCTCTTTCAAAATATTGCTGTTTGTTTAATCATCCTGACATGGCAACATTGGCTTAAACGACAGCATTAGTTCGGGTCCGGATTCTCTGTCTGTTTGACAGGGAATGTACAAATCTGGCATTATGCGTTTTTTTAAATGCTGCTAAAAAGCTTGATTGACTGATATTTTTTGTCAGCAGAC of the Garra rufa chromosome 17, GarRuf1.0, whole genome shotgun sequence genome contains:
- the mrpl3 gene encoding large ribosomal subunit protein uL3m — encoded protein: MTTLTCRFIKVADGLLRGAPLSFCRVGAALQRAPVIQCIRTHRTNTWWDEHLTEDNASFLKKVVTEEYRQQTTDKLNPLKDEPWPRHEWVEGSRRVGLVAVKLGMMPVWTKSGDRHVVTMLQVQDCHVVKHLSKEEYDGNTAALIVGGKNVSPFHRPEGYLEVFRNAGVPPKQKLTTFCVSDNAIIKPGTPLYAAHFRPGQYVDITAKTIGKGFQGVMKRWGFKGQPASHGQTKTHRRPGSLGPGGDPAKVFKGKKMPGRMGNIYDTTHGLKVWRVNTKYNILYVNGSVPGHRNCLVKVRDSILPTRLVNNKNPPFPTFFADGDEELPEDLFDANMFQFGEPMPE